Proteins from a genomic interval of Pseudomonas silesiensis:
- a CDS encoding DUF1175 domain-containing protein: MVAARVESPVSTLIRGLGLLALLLGSRVFASEAAALDPQQSQVFRAWFVRIAQEQLTQGPSPRWYQQDCAGLVRFAANEALKVHDDKWLRSNGLSNRYLPPELQLSDTQRSLARQWQQGGGKVGPYVNAIKLIQFNSHLVGRDIAQARPGDLMFFDQGDDQHLMIWMGRYIAYHTGTTSPTDNGMRSASLQQLMTWKDTRWIPDAANPNFIGVYRLNFLSQ, from the coding sequence ATGGTTGCCGCTAGAGTGGAAAGCCCTGTGAGCACACTCATCCGAGGTCTTGGCCTGCTGGCGCTGCTGCTGGGCAGTCGCGTCTTTGCCAGCGAAGCCGCAGCGCTCGACCCGCAGCAATCCCAGGTATTCCGCGCCTGGTTCGTGCGCATCGCCCAGGAACAGCTGACCCAGGGCCCGAGCCCGCGCTGGTACCAACAGGACTGCGCCGGCCTGGTGCGGTTCGCCGCCAACGAAGCGTTGAAAGTCCATGACGATAAATGGCTGCGCAGCAATGGCCTGTCCAACCGCTACCTGCCACCGGAACTGCAACTGAGCGATACGCAACGAAGCCTCGCCCGGCAATGGCAGCAGGGCGGCGGCAAAGTCGGGCCGTACGTGAACGCGATCAAGCTGATCCAGTTCAACAGCCATTTGGTCGGCCGCGATATAGCGCAAGCCCGGCCCGGCGACCTGATGTTTTTCGATCAGGGCGACGACCAGCACCTGATGATCTGGATGGGCCGCTACATCGCCTATCACACCGGCACCACCAGCCCCACAGACAACGGCATGCGTTCCGCAAGCCTGCAGCAACTCATGACATGGAAGGACACCCGATGGATCCCCGACGCAGCCAACCCCAACTTCATCGGCGTCTATCGACTGAACTTTCTCTCCCAATGA
- a CDS encoding DUF2138 domain-containing protein translates to MSDNTVTPAAAPAAKPSRRWPVLLGGLCLVAGVAAGFGWFMHQPKAPPAQLASDKLGMSRPDGLLETHSLSQLPKDLLAVPFLKETLTEDFVFYYQTHADRLGLIGSLRRIIYEHDLKLQDSLIEQLFDQPADVALWRGADGRLKDFLLVMDRGGLAKVLEPLAKVALDDTQLTRLGEVNVGADEVALYQLNYNASKALVFASHGDKLVVLSNPAKLYDPDSGMPEAPGSVSTQAIAALLNGDKLFPEAFGLQPRAAEVKQRLSVNASVLAMGYQRFIPNFAGLRFDMDDKGWHSFLAMDELENQPEFDFKPIWQAMPMGASACVALPLAAEQQQPLLVKLGADDTVAQALTEHMAGAAGLCWYADSRLYTPLLVASLNDDDSAKLDGDLGNLFGAMVGAYEGKVAEHAFPVLEKQEGMTHQWQRQVSTNFGPYKAKDAENPDAITGKAFMRVSLARHGSTLLFSLDDKLVDKALGTLDKRFPPMADVVPKDLLMPVYFGPDSMAQLMQQETLDSLPQDMEPVFYNAAQTYLIPKLRKLGGYGKYALTLPEGSEPDGHWQWLPLEWKAL, encoded by the coding sequence ATGAGCGATAACACTGTGACTCCGGCCGCCGCGCCCGCCGCCAAACCTTCCCGGCGCTGGCCGGTGCTCCTGGGCGGATTGTGCCTGGTGGCAGGTGTGGCGGCCGGCTTTGGCTGGTTCATGCATCAGCCCAAGGCACCGCCGGCGCAATTGGCCAGCGACAAACTTGGCATGAGCCGTCCGGACGGTCTGCTCGAAACCCATTCCTTGAGCCAATTGCCCAAGGACTTGCTGGCGGTGCCGTTTCTCAAGGAAACCCTCACCGAAGATTTCGTCTTCTATTACCAAACCCATGCCGATCGTCTCGGCCTGATCGGCAGTCTGCGGCGGATCATTTACGAGCATGACCTGAAACTGCAGGACAGCCTGATCGAGCAGCTGTTCGATCAGCCGGCGGACGTGGCGCTGTGGCGCGGGGCGGATGGCCGGCTCAAGGATTTCCTGTTGGTGATGGATCGCGGTGGCCTGGCCAAGGTGCTGGAACCGCTGGCCAAAGTGGCGCTGGACGATACGCAGCTGACGAGGCTCGGCGAGGTGAACGTCGGTGCCGACGAGGTGGCGCTTTATCAACTCAACTACAACGCCAGCAAGGCGTTGGTGTTCGCCTCCCATGGCGACAAACTGGTGGTGCTGTCCAATCCGGCCAAACTCTACGATCCGGACAGTGGCATGCCTGAAGCGCCGGGCAGCGTCTCGACCCAGGCCATTGCCGCGTTGCTCAATGGCGACAAACTGTTCCCCGAAGCCTTCGGTCTGCAACCCCGTGCCGCAGAGGTGAAACAACGGTTGTCGGTCAATGCCAGTGTCCTGGCCATGGGGTATCAGCGCTTCATCCCGAATTTCGCCGGCCTGCGCTTCGACATGGACGACAAGGGCTGGCACAGCTTCCTTGCCATGGATGAGCTGGAAAATCAGCCGGAATTCGATTTCAAACCAATCTGGCAAGCCATGCCCATGGGGGCCAGCGCTTGCGTGGCCTTGCCGTTGGCCGCTGAACAACAGCAACCGCTGCTGGTGAAACTCGGCGCTGACGATACGGTTGCCCAGGCCCTGACCGAACACATGGCGGGTGCCGCCGGCCTGTGCTGGTATGCCGACTCGCGGCTGTATACGCCATTGTTGGTGGCCAGCCTGAACGACGATGACAGCGCTAAGCTCGACGGCGATCTGGGCAACCTGTTCGGCGCGATGGTCGGTGCCTACGAAGGCAAGGTCGCAGAGCATGCGTTCCCGGTGCTCGAGAAGCAGGAAGGCATGACTCACCAATGGCAACGCCAGGTCAGTACCAACTTCGGCCCCTACAAGGCCAAGGATGCGGAGAACCCGGACGCGATCACCGGCAAGGCCTTCATGCGCGTGAGTCTGGCGCGCCACGGTTCGACGCTGCTGTTTTCCCTCGACGACAAGTTAGTGGATAAAGCCCTCGGCACCCTCGATAAACGCTTCCCGCCGATGGCTGACGTCGTGCCGAAAGACCTGCTGATGCCGGTCTACTTCGGCCCGGACTCCATGGCGCAACTGATGCAGCAGGAAACCCTCGACAGCCTGCCGCAGGATATGGAACCGGTGTTCTACAACGCCGCGCAAACCTATCTGATCCCGAAACTGCGCAAGCTCGGCGGCTACGGGAAATATGCCCTGACCTTGCCTGAAGGCAGCGAACCCGACGGTCACTGGCAATGGTTGCCGCTAGAGTGGAAAGCCCTGTGA
- a CDS encoding YfaP family protein: MHSLLLLLMGLVCATAARAEPTAELSEPVGGWRYNGLLDRSEQPQVAYPTPPIDRGVQRNRTMIEGQLKAIGNQRGPHTLAVNGNPLNLYTDDQGRFARPYAFGAGSNSVEVRSAEGQSLKRVQFYEANNLRTPARIRVVLGWDDPKAELDLHIVTPDGQHAFWARPAMSNGGGLDPDGVDGPGPEMFTMTAPMQGTYLVYVNYWGNFGSGGYNFDERGNQNEVITSQINLVLNENTVDEKRETFIVPLRAIGDLLLVKTFNY, translated from the coding sequence ATGCATTCATTGCTGCTGTTGCTGATGGGGCTGGTCTGCGCCACCGCTGCCAGGGCCGAGCCCACGGCCGAACTGTCGGAACCGGTAGGCGGCTGGCGCTACAACGGCCTGCTGGATCGCAGTGAACAGCCTCAAGTCGCCTATCCCACGCCGCCCATCGACCGGGGCGTGCAGCGCAATCGCACCATGATCGAAGGCCAGCTCAAGGCCATCGGCAACCAACGCGGGCCCCATACCCTGGCGGTCAACGGTAATCCCCTCAATCTGTACACCGACGACCAGGGACGTTTCGCCCGGCCGTATGCCTTTGGCGCCGGCTCCAACAGCGTCGAAGTGCGCAGTGCCGAAGGCCAGTCGCTCAAGCGAGTTCAATTTTATGAAGCCAACAACCTGCGCACGCCGGCGCGGATTCGCGTGGTGCTGGGTTGGGACGATCCGAAAGCCGAGCTCGACCTGCACATCGTTACCCCGGACGGCCAGCATGCGTTCTGGGCGCGCCCGGCGATGAGCAACGGCGGCGGCCTGGACCCGGATGGCGTCGATGGCCCCGGTCCGGAAATGTTCACCATGACCGCGCCGATGCAGGGCACCTATCTGGTTTACGTGAACTATTGGGGCAACTTCGGCAGCGGCGGCTATAACTTCGATGAGCGCGGCAACCAGAACGAGGTGATCACCTCGCAAATCAACCTGGTATTGAACGAAAACACTGTCGACGAGAAACGCGAGACCTTCATCGTGCCCCTGCGCGCGATCGGCGACCTGCTGCTGGTCAAGACTTTCAACTATTGA
- a CDS encoding exodeoxyribonuclease VII small subunit: MARKKAALDFEQSLAELQTLVERLENGELSLEDSLTAFEQGIGLTRDCQAALAQAEQKVQVLLERDGELAEEPFDADLPE; this comes from the coding sequence ATGGCCCGCAAAAAAGCTGCACTGGATTTCGAACAATCGCTCGCTGAACTGCAAACGCTGGTCGAGCGTCTGGAGAATGGCGAATTGTCCCTGGAAGACTCGCTGACGGCTTTCGAGCAAGGCATCGGCCTGACCCGCGATTGCCAGGCGGCGCTGGCCCAGGCCGAACAAAAGGTTCAGGTGCTGCTCGAACGTGATGGCGAGTTGGCCGAGGAACCCTTCGACGCGGATTTGCCAGAATGA
- the ispA gene encoding (2E,6E)-farnesyl diphosphate synthase, translating into MIAAYSATSQARVNAALESLFIAPGPELARLYEAMRYSVMNGGKRVRPLLAYAACEALGGEAEHANGAACAVELIHAYSLVHDDLPAMDDDDLRRGQPTTHKKFDEACAILAGDGLQSLAFSALLDPRLNTADADTRLQMVSALALAAGPAGMVGGQAIDLGSVGLKLDQQALEYMHRHKTGALIEASVKLGALASGRAEKDQLSSLQAYAQAIGLAFQVQDDILDVESDTATLGKRQGADIARDKPTYPSLLGLDAAKAYALELRDQALHALRPFDAAAEPLRDLARYIVDRRS; encoded by the coding sequence ATGATTGCAGCGTATTCGGCCACCAGCCAGGCTCGTGTCAACGCGGCACTGGAAAGCCTGTTCATCGCGCCAGGCCCTGAGCTAGCACGCCTTTACGAAGCCATGCGCTACAGCGTGATGAATGGCGGTAAACGGGTGCGGCCGTTGCTGGCCTATGCCGCCTGCGAAGCGCTGGGCGGCGAGGCTGAACACGCCAACGGCGCGGCGTGTGCCGTGGAGCTGATCCACGCCTATTCCCTGGTGCACGACGATTTGCCGGCCATGGATGACGACGACCTGCGTCGTGGCCAGCCGACTACCCACAAGAAATTCGACGAAGCCTGCGCGATCCTGGCTGGCGACGGTTTGCAGAGCCTGGCCTTCAGCGCCCTGCTCGATCCGCGCCTGAACACTGCGGATGCCGACACCCGCCTGCAAATGGTCAGCGCCCTGGCGTTGGCGGCAGGCCCGGCCGGCATGGTCGGCGGCCAAGCCATCGACCTGGGTTCGGTCGGCCTGAAGCTCGATCAACAAGCCCTTGAATACATGCATCGGCACAAGACCGGTGCATTGATCGAGGCCAGCGTCAAACTCGGCGCCCTGGCCAGCGGCCGTGCCGAGAAAGACCAACTGTCGTCGCTGCAGGCTTATGCACAAGCCATCGGCCTGGCGTTTCAGGTGCAGGACGACATTCTCGACGTCGAAAGCGATACCGCAACCCTCGGCAAACGCCAGGGCGCGGACATTGCCCGGGACAAGCCGACCTACCCGTCCCTGCTCGGCCTCGACGCAGCCAAGGCCTACGCCCTGGAACTGCGCGATCAGGCCCTGCACGCCCTGCGACCGTTTGACGCGGCCGCCGAGCCGTTACGCGACCTGGCCCGCTATATCGTCGACCGGCGCAGCTGA